A genomic window from Candidatus Denitrolinea symbiosum includes:
- a CDS encoding molybdate ABC transporter permease subunit, producing MPSVREMKLAHRPERTRTVRPGLDRLWDLLALPLLVFITLPLAALFLRASFDDFIDALGQPQVGMAIRLSLVSSLTSTAAALLAGTPVAYILARRDFRFHHIVDTIVDLPTVLPPSVAGMALLMAFGRRGLLAPILAPLGINIPFTLAAVVMAQTFVAAPFYVKAAAIGFSSIDTELKQAAALDGASRWQTFRYVTLPLSWTALVSGGVMTWARALGEFGATILFAGNFQGRTQTMPLAIYVGFETDLNVAIALSIILVCFSFAILMVVKGLLYRRRETDPEIVDK from the coding sequence ATGCCCTCCGTCAGAGAAATGAAACTCGCCCATCGGCCGGAACGCACGCGGACAGTTAGACCGGGTCTCGACCGCTTGTGGGATCTCCTCGCCCTGCCGCTGCTCGTCTTCATCACCCTCCCGCTGGCCGCGCTCTTTCTGCGCGCCTCATTCGACGATTTTATAGACGCCCTGGGACAGCCGCAAGTCGGGATGGCGATCCGGCTGAGCCTGGTCTCGTCGCTGACGTCCACAGCCGCCGCGCTTTTGGCGGGGACGCCGGTCGCCTACATCCTGGCGCGGCGGGACTTCCGCTTCCACCACATCGTGGACACCATCGTTGACCTGCCCACGGTCCTCCCGCCCTCGGTCGCGGGGATGGCGCTGCTGATGGCTTTCGGACGCCGCGGCCTGCTGGCGCCGATCCTTGCGCCGCTCGGAATCAACATCCCGTTCACGCTCGCCGCGGTCGTCATGGCGCAGACTTTCGTCGCCGCGCCGTTTTACGTCAAGGCCGCCGCGATCGGCTTCTCCAGCATCGACACGGAACTGAAGCAGGCCGCCGCGTTGGACGGCGCCAGCCGCTGGCAGACCTTCCGCTACGTGACCCTGCCGCTTTCGTGGACGGCGCTCGTCAGCGGCGGCGTGATGACGTGGGCGCGCGCCCTCGGCGAGTTCGGCGCCACCATCCTGTTCGCGGGCAACTTTCAGGGAAGGACTCAAACCATGCCTCTGGCGATCTACGTCGGCTTCGAGACGGATCTCAACGTCGCCATCGCCCTGTCCATCATCCTGGTCTGCTTTTCGTTCGCGATCCTGATGGTCGTCAAAGGCCTGCTCTACCGCAGGCGCGAAACCGACCCGGAGATCGTGGACAAATAA
- a CDS encoding molybdate ABC transporter substrate-binding protein, with amino-acid sequence MRSKFLSLILGITLLAGACAPRTSTPRVLTVLAAASLTDSFAELGRLFESQHPGVTVAFNFGGSQQLAQQLDQGAPADVFASANQKYMDAAIVSGRVAAGASVIFASNRLVAIFPKDNPAGVAALQDLAKPGLKLDLADKSVPVGQYSLDFLDKAIQDPAFDADFKDRVLANVVSYETDVKAVVTKVSLGEADAGIVYVTDYQIAAEKLGYLDIPDALNSIAVYPIAPIADGKNADLAKAFVALVLSPEGQAILTKYGFIAAAP; translated from the coding sequence ATGCGTTCCAAATTTCTCTCCCTGATTCTTGGAATCACCCTGCTGGCGGGCGCCTGCGCGCCGCGAACATCCACGCCCCGCGTCCTGACCGTGCTGGCCGCGGCCTCCCTGACGGATTCCTTCGCCGAACTGGGGAGGCTGTTCGAGAGTCAACACCCCGGCGTGACTGTCGCCTTCAACTTTGGCGGCTCGCAGCAACTGGCCCAGCAGCTCGACCAGGGCGCGCCCGCCGATGTCTTTGCCAGCGCCAATCAAAAGTACATGGACGCCGCGATCGTATCCGGGCGCGTGGCCGCGGGCGCCTCTGTCATCTTTGCCAGCAACCGTCTCGTGGCGATCTTCCCCAAAGACAACCCCGCCGGAGTCGCCGCCCTGCAAGACCTCGCCAAACCCGGCCTGAAACTCGACCTGGCCGACAAATCCGTCCCGGTGGGGCAGTACAGTCTCGACTTCCTCGACAAGGCGATTCAAGACCCAGCCTTCGACGCGGACTTCAAAGACCGCGTCCTCGCGAACGTGGTCTCGTATGAAACCGACGTGAAAGCCGTCGTGACGAAAGTCTCGCTGGGAGAGGCCGACGCCGGCATCGTCTACGTCACCGACTATCAAATCGCCGCGGAAAAATTGGGCTATCTCGACATCCCCGACGCCCTGAACTCCATCGCCGTCTATCCCATCGCCCCCATTGCGGACGGCAAAAACGCGGACCTCGCCAAAGCCTTCGTCGCGCTGGTCTTATCTCCCGAGGGACAGGCCATTTTGACAAAATACGGGTTCATCGCCGCGGCCCCATAG
- a CDS encoding glycerate-2-kinase — MDGREYPLDKIGRVRVLGLGKASPAMTLPLADLLPDRATRGLLIPKATPVHAPDGFDLQPGGHPVPSEASLRAGQKARGLVRGLDENDLLICLISGGGSALMTLPHAGVGLPDLRALTSDLLACGARVNEVNILRRHLDSLKGGGLARLASPARVVSLILSDVVGNPLEAIASGPTAPDPSTREDARRVLEKYGLAEKVPAPILEALETNPETPKPGDALFERVQNVVVGSNARAAESACSQARSEGFHPVWLGDDWQGEARDVGRELSRILKSASEPRPFCLVAGGETTVAVRGRGRGGRNQELALAAVRELAGRRDLLLVTLATDGEDGVTDAAGAVVSGGTLARGLGLGLVPESFLAENDSYSYFSALGDLLKPGPTGTNVNDLMFCFGL; from the coding sequence GTGGACGGGCGGGAATATCCACTGGACAAAATCGGGCGCGTCCGCGTCCTCGGGCTGGGGAAGGCCTCCCCGGCCATGACCCTGCCTCTCGCGGACCTCCTCCCGGATCGCGCCACCCGCGGCCTGCTCATTCCAAAAGCGACTCCCGTCCACGCCCCGGACGGATTCGACCTCCAACCCGGCGGGCATCCCGTCCCCAGCGAGGCGAGTCTGCGCGCCGGGCAAAAGGCCCGCGGCCTCGTCCGCGGCCTCGATGAAAACGACCTGCTCATCTGCCTGATCTCCGGCGGTGGCTCCGCGTTGATGACCCTGCCGCACGCGGGCGTCGGCCTCCCCGACCTGCGCGCGTTGACGTCCGACCTGCTGGCCTGTGGCGCGCGCGTGAACGAGGTCAACATCCTCCGCCGTCATCTCGACTCTCTTAAAGGAGGCGGGTTGGCGCGGCTTGCCTCCCCGGCGAGAGTCGTCAGCCTGATCCTGTCGGACGTGGTCGGGAATCCGCTGGAGGCTATCGCCTCGGGACCGACCGCGCCCGACCCGTCCACCCGCGAGGACGCGCGGCGCGTGTTGGAAAAATATGGGCTGGCGGAAAAAGTCCCCGCGCCGATTCTCGAAGCGCTGGAGACGAACCCCGAAACGCCGAAGCCCGGCGACGCGCTGTTCGAGCGCGTACAAAACGTCGTCGTGGGGAGCAACGCGCGGGCCGCGGAGTCCGCTTGCAGTCAGGCGCGAAGCGAGGGGTTTCATCCTGTTTGGCTGGGCGACGACTGGCAGGGCGAGGCGCGCGACGTCGGGCGCGAACTGTCCCGAATTTTAAAGTCGGCCTCCGAGCCGCGTCCGTTTTGTCTCGTCGCGGGCGGCGAGACGACCGTCGCCGTGCGCGGGCGCGGACGCGGCGGGCGCAACCAGGAACTCGCGCTGGCGGCCGTCCGCGAACTCGCGGGGAGACGCGACCTGCTGCTGGTCACTCTCGCCACCGACGGCGAGGACGGCGTCACCGACGCGGCGGGCGCGGTCGTCTCCGGCGGGACGCTGGCGCGCGGCCTGGGTTTGGGACTCGTCCCCGAATCCTTTTTAGCCGAGAACGATTCGTATTCCTATTTCAGCGCGCTGGGTGATTTGCTAAAACCGGGCCCGACCGGGACGAATGTGAACGACTTGATGTTTTGCTTCGGGTTGTGA
- a CDS encoding tRNA (adenine(37)-N6)-methyltransferase — protein MKPIGVIHTPFKGPDGMPIQSSRSTALGEVEVHPEYEAGLQSVDGLSHLILIYVFHQALDQTDLLVKPFLDDQLHGVFATRFYRRPNPIGISTVRLLERHGRFLNVQSVDMLDGTPLLDIKPYVPDFDVHPADKVGWYAARPRQ, from the coding sequence ATGAAGCCCATCGGCGTAATCCACACCCCGTTCAAAGGACCGGACGGGATGCCCATCCAATCCTCGCGTTCGACGGCGCTGGGCGAGGTCGAGGTCCATCCCGAATACGAAGCCGGGCTGCAAAGCGTGGACGGACTTTCGCATTTGATCCTGATCTACGTCTTCCACCAGGCGCTCGACCAGACCGACTTGCTGGTCAAGCCCTTCCTCGACGATCAACTGCACGGCGTATTCGCCACCCGCTTCTATCGCCGCCCGAACCCGATCGGCATTTCGACGGTGCGCCTGCTCGAACGACACGGACGATTTCTCAACGTCCAATCGGTAGACATGCTGGACGGAACTCCCCTGCTGGACATCAAACCGTACGTCCCGGACTTCGACGTCCACCCGGCCGACAAAGTGGGATGGTACGCGGCCAGGCCGCGTCAATAA